GAAACCAAGAATTTTTACAAATGGTTCCATGCTCAGAATCCCAAACCCGGCGATCGTCAGCGACCCGGCTTTAATATGCCGATGCCTGGTGCAGCACCCGGCGGCACACCCACGGGTTCAAGTGAAACACCCGGACTTCCGGCACTTCCCGGTCTCCCAAGTCTGCCCGGGCTTCCCGAGCCCATAACGTCTTCTCCTTTGACCGATGACAACAAGACGGACGAAACGAAACCAGGCGATGCCAAGCCAGAGGTCCCCGCGAAAGCAGATTCCAAACCAGTTGAAAAGCCAGCAACTCCAGAGGAGTCTGCCAAAAAAGCGGAAACACCCGCTGAAAAACCGAAGTCGGAACCAGCGACCGAAAAGAAACCATAATGTCTGACGAACTTTCGTCACCTCCGGAGCTCTCCAGCGAACCGATTGAAATTACGGTCGAGGCACGCGCTCATGGCTGGCGGATCGACCACTACTTGTGTCGCCTGTATCCTAATTACACACGTGTGCTGTTTCAGAAAGCGATCAAGCAGGAAGCAGTACTCGTCAACGGTTTGCCAGTCAAAGCGGCGCGGCGGATGCGTGTAAACGATCGCGTTTCCGTGCGTTTGCCCGAGATGCCCGACAATCAGCTGCCGCCCGAAGATATTCCGATCGACATTGTTTACGAAGACGACTGGGTTGCCGTCATCAATAAACCGTCCGATATGATCGTCCATCCGGGAAAAGGAAATTACGCAGGCACATTGGCGGGTGCGCTGCAGCATCATTTCGATCAACTGAGTGATGTCGCCGGTCAGTATCGGCCCGGCATTGTGCATCGGCTCGATCGCAATACAAGTGGCATCATGGTCGTTGCCAAGGATAATCAGGTGCATGCGAAACTGAGCGCCCAGTTTGAAAAACGGGAAGTTCAGAAAGAATACCGGGCGATTGTCTGGGGCCGCATGGAATTCGATTCCGACTACATTGATACTTTCATGTGTGTGCATCCCCGGGCACGGGAAAAGATGATTGTCTGTGACGAGGGGGGCAACGCCCGCAATGCATTTACGTATTACGAAGTGATCGAGCGCTATAAGGCATTCACTTATGTGAAGCTCAAACCTCGTACCGGGCGCACG
This genomic interval from Gimesia alba contains the following:
- a CDS encoding RluA family pseudouridine synthase, which gives rise to MSDELSSPPELSSEPIEITVEARAHGWRIDHYLCRLYPNYTRVLFQKAIKQEAVLVNGLPVKAARRMRVNDRVSVRLPEMPDNQLPPEDIPIDIVYEDDWVAVINKPSDMIVHPGKGNYAGTLAGALQHHFDQLSDVAGQYRPGIVHRLDRNTSGIMVVAKDNQVHAKLSAQFEKREVQKEYRAIVWGRMEFDSDYIDTFMCVHPRAREKMIVCDEGGNARNAFTYYEVIERYKAFTYVKLKPRTGRTHQLRVHMQHIGHSIVADRVYGGRIALKMKDLSVEAEAAAAEQESDILIERQALHAYCLEFSHPQSGKPMKFEAPLPEDMEMTLAALDQYQKEE